AGTCCGAAAAGAAGGTGGAGAAACTGGATGCGGGAAGACAGATCCAGGTACATAGAGATTTGCCGGATCACGCCGGTTATATCAATATCCCGTTCCAATGTCTGCTTAAAAAGATACATCAATTCCTGGACAAAATTCTGGTCCGAGATATTTTGCATGAGGTACTGTTTGACATATTCTACTTCCCCTTTACGGATTTTGGAATCGGCTTTGACGACATAGGCAAAAACGATCATCAGACTCACATAAAAATCGCCCATCTGTGTCTGTGCAGAAGGCCTGCCGTAAGGATGTCCCCCTGAAAGCCGGTAGGCTCCTCCCTGTTCTCTTTCATCCAGCCGGGATCCCAAAATCCCTCCCAATATCGCACCGATAGGTCCTAAAAGCACCCATCCCAGTCCTGCCCCAATAATTGTCTTATATGATATGGCCATCATCCGTCCCAATTTTTATTCAGTGGGAAATTGGAGAAAATGAGGGGGAAATTCAAGGGAAAAGGTTTATGGGTTCATGGGTTCATGGGTTCAGGGGTTCATGGGTTCATGGGTTCAGGAGCTCAGGGGTTCAGGAGCTCAGGGGTTCAGGAGCTCAGGGGTTCATGAGTTCAGGGGTTCAGGGGGAAGTTGCTTCAAGAGATATTAATTAATATTATATATCATAATTATTGAATTATGTTGACAGATTCTACATAATTAATTATAATAAAAAGCAATAGCTATTTGCAGATCAATTTTTGATAATTAAAATATGAGGTGTATATGGGCACTCATAAAAGTTTAGATATTTGGAAACAATCCATCGATTTGGTTGAACGGGTTTATAAAGCCACATTGGAGTTTCCTGATGAAGAAAAATTTGGTTTAGTTTCTCAGATTAGAAAAGCAGCAATATCTATTCCTTCAAATATTGCAGAAGGTGCTGCAAGGCAATCAGATAAAGAGAATATCTACTTTTTGTATATTGCTTTGGCATCCCTTTCAGAACTTGATACACAATTTATTATTGCAAAAAAATTAGATATTTGTAATAATCAAAATATTTCAAACTCAATAAATACTTTAAGACCTAAAATTGTAAAGTATATTAAATATTTAAAAACATTCAGTAAATAAACAATTCAATTATAATAATTCTATTAAAAAAATAATAAATTTCACCCATGAACCCCTGAGCTCCTGAACCCTTGAGCCCTTGAGCTCCTGAACCCTTGAGCCCTTGAACAAAAAAAATTGTAACGAATTCCCCAAATATTCATTGAATTTATAGGATAGAAATAATACATTTCTTTGTTGTGTTAAAATTGGGGAATTATGCAAAAAAAAGAGACAACTGAGACAAAGCCGAAGACCCGGAGACGCAAGAAACAGCGTTCGACGAACGATGCCAATAGGGCATTGAGCCGGTATTTAGATGAAATCGGTCATTTTGAACCGTTAAAACCGGCAGAAGAGATTGAACTGGCGAAGCGGGTTAAGCAGGGAGACCGCCGGGCATTGAAACAATTATGCGAGGCAAACCTGCGATTTGTCGTGAGTGTGGCAAAGGATTATCAGGGACAGGGTTTACCTTTAACGGACCTGATTAACGAAGGAAATCTGGGCTTAATCAAGGCGGCAGAACGTTTTGATGAGACCCGGGGATTCAAATTCATATCCTATGCTGTATGGTGGATTCGGCAAAGTATTTTGCAGGCCCTGGCGGAACACAGCCGGATTGTCCGTCTTCCCTTGAACCGGGTAGGCACGATCACCAAGATCACCCGGGCGGCAGAAGAGCTGGAAGGAACGGGTGAACGGACACCCAATCCGGATGAGATTGCAGACAAATTGGGACTCAAAACCTACGAAATTTCCGATGCAGTCCGGATTTCCCGGCGTCATCACTCGCTGGATGCCCCTTTTCGGGATGGGGAGAAGAATTCACTGATTGACATTATTGAAGACAGCGGGCAGCAAACACCGGATCATCTCTTGATGGATGAGAGTCTGGAATCTGAAATCCGTTCAGCCCTGGATACATTGAAAGACCGGGAGCGGGACGTGATTAAGATGTATTTCGGCATTGACCGTGAATATGCCCTTACCCTCAATGAAATCGGTGAAGAATTCAATCTGACCCGTGAACGGGTGCGACAAATTAAAGAAAAGGCCATTCGGCGACTGCGACATAAGTCCCGAAGCCGGAAATTAAGGTCCTATTTAGGCTAATGGTAACATAACAGAAAGGTGGTGACTTTTCACAATGGTTCAAGTAACTGTACACAGGGACGAACCACTGGAAAAAGCACTGAAGCGTTTCAAGAAGAAGTTTGAAAAGGCCGGGATCATGAGGGATATCAATAAGATCTCTTATTATGTGAAACCCAGCCAGGACAAACGGATCCGCCGGGCAAAGGCGGAGAGACGCTTGAGACGGCTTCGTAACAGTAAGTAAGCCTGAGAAGTCCGGAGAAGTCCGGACTTTTCCATTTCAGGGAGGATAAACCATGCTCATTGAATCCATTTCCGGTGTCCGCGGAACCATCGGAGACAGCCTGCAACCGGCACATATTGTTCAGTATGCTTCTGCTTTGGGAACCTATCTCAAATCAAAGGGCACCGTTATTATTGGCCGGGATTCCCGTCCCTCGGGAGAAGCCATTGTCCGGATTTTCAGCGCAACTCTCCAATGGATGGGAATTGATGTCATCCATATCGGTATTGTCCCCACCCCCACTGTCCAATTACTCACAGAGAAAAAAAATGCCGATGCAGGGGTTGCTGTTACTGCCAGTCATAATCCTTTTCCCTGGAACGGGATAAAATATATCGATCGTACCGGACTCTTTATGAATGCCGATCAGGTGCAAAAAATCATGTCCCTGAAAAATCTGACCCATACATCCTACAAAAAAAGCGGTGAGTTCGGATCCTACAGAGAAGAAGGGACAGCCCTGGCATACCACATAGACAACATCCTGGAAATTCCTTATATCCAGGCGGATAAAATCCGGAAAAAACATTTCCGCGTGGTGGTGGATGCGGTGAATGGTGGCGGTTCACTGGCGCTTCCGGCCCTTTTGAAAACGTTGGGGTGTGATGTGGTCGAAGTCCATTGCACACCAAACGGGAATTTCCCACACACACCGGAACCACTTCCGGAAAACCTGAAAGATTTGATGGATGCTGTCGTTAAACACAACGCCCACCTTGGCATGGCCGTAGATCCTGATGCAGACCGTCTGGCCATTGTCGATGAAGGCGGACGCTACCTGTCCGAGGAGTATACCCTGGTCATGGCGTTAAAAACGGTCCTTTCCAAAACAAACAGAAAAAATCCCCTGGTTGTCACCAATCTTTCCACCACCCTTGCAGTAGATAAAGTGACACATCGTTTTGGAGGAAGAATCCTCCGCACGGCCATAGGCGAGATCAACGTCTCATCTGCCATGAAGGCCGAAAATGCCGTGATTGGTGGCGAAGGAAACGGGGGAGTCATACTACCCGATTCACATTTGGGAAGGGACAGCCTGGTGGGGGCAGCGTTAATCCTCCAACTGCTCACCGATGAAAATAAACCCCTCAGCGATATTTTTGCATCTCTGCCTCAGTACCGGATGAGCAAGAAAAAGGTAGAGATCGGTCAGTCTGATCCTGATGCCATTATTGAAACGTTGAAAAAACGGTTTGCACAAAAAGAAACG
This window of the Candidatus Neomarinimicrobiota bacterium genome carries:
- a CDS encoding TerB family tellurite resistance protein; amino-acid sequence: MAISYKTIIGAGLGWVLLGPIGAILGGILGSRLDEREQGGAYRLSGGHPYGRPSAQTQMGDFYVSLMIVFAYVVKADSKIRKGEVEYVKQYLMQNISDQNFVQELMYLFKQTLERDIDITGVIRQISMYLDLSSRIQFLHLLFGLAQADGQIDRAERKAIEKVAMNLGFSVQDYESVLNVYQPKTDDALYKILEVSPQATDDEIKASYKRLARLYHPDKVAHLGPDLVKTAEEKFKMINDAYQQIRTIRQF
- a CDS encoding four helix bundle protein: MGTHKSLDIWKQSIDLVERVYKATLEFPDEEKFGLVSQIRKAAISIPSNIAEGAARQSDKENIYFLYIALASLSELDTQFIIAKKLDICNNQNISNSINTLRPKIVKYIKYLKTFSK
- a CDS encoding RNA polymerase sigma factor RpoD/SigA, translating into MQKKETTETKPKTRRRKKQRSTNDANRALSRYLDEIGHFEPLKPAEEIELAKRVKQGDRRALKQLCEANLRFVVSVAKDYQGQGLPLTDLINEGNLGLIKAAERFDETRGFKFISYAVWWIRQSILQALAEHSRIVRLPLNRVGTITKITRAAEELEGTGERTPNPDEIADKLGLKTYEISDAVRISRRHHSLDAPFRDGEKNSLIDIIEDSGQQTPDHLLMDESLESEIRSALDTLKDRERDVIKMYFGIDREYALTLNEIGEEFNLTRERVRQIKEKAIRRLRHKSRSRKLRSYLG
- the glmM gene encoding phosphoglucosamine mutase; this encodes MLIESISGVRGTIGDSLQPAHIVQYASALGTYLKSKGTVIIGRDSRPSGEAIVRIFSATLQWMGIDVIHIGIVPTPTVQLLTEKKNADAGVAVTASHNPFPWNGIKYIDRTGLFMNADQVQKIMSLKNLTHTSYKKSGEFGSYREEGTALAYHIDNILEIPYIQADKIRKKHFRVVVDAVNGGGSLALPALLKTLGCDVVEVHCTPNGNFPHTPEPLPENLKDLMDAVVKHNAHLGMAVDPDADRLAIVDEGGRYLSEEYTLVMALKTVLSKTNRKNPLVVTNLSTTLAVDKVTHRFGGRILRTAIGEINVSSAMKAENAVIGGEGNGGVILPDSHLGRDSLVGAALILQLLTDENKPLSDIFASLPQYRMSKKKVEIGQSDPDAIIETLKKRFAQKETDTTDGLKILDQDRWVHLRKSNTEPILRIYSEAPTLEEAESLGEAMIGEIKRELRVKSGE